The genomic DNA CTAACAACATTCTTGAAAAAGTCCTGCTCAACCCTAAAGCGTTCGGTCAGTTGATCAAGTGGACCACTGAGCTAATTGAATTCGATATACAATACTAGCCTTGAACGATGATAAAAACTCAAGTCTTAGATGATTTCATCACAGAAGTCCAGAATACCGAGCCAGAGACGACATGGAGAATTTACGTGGACAGTTTATCCACTCAACAAGGCAATGGGATTGGAATATGTTGATATCGCCACAGGAGGACAGAATGTAGATCTCCGTGTGGCTAGACTATcgggccaccaacaatgaagttgAATATAAGGCCCTAATAGCTGACCTataagcagctcggcatgtgggagccacaAGGGTTCTCATCCATTCAGATTCCTAGCTGGTAGCCCAACAACTAGCGGGAACTTTCGAGATAAATAACGCTCAACTCAAATTATATACTGAGGCATTTGAGAAGTTAAAGGTGGGCTTCCAGGAGATCATCATTCAGAAAGTCCCCCGATTGGATAACCAATATGCTGACGAGCTAGCTAAGTTAGCAAGCTCCTTATGCCTGATCATCATTGACAAGCAGGTCGAATAAGTTCAATTGGTGGTGCACATTGTCAGGAAGACCATAGGAGGCTTGCCGAGCTACTAGAGGGCACCTTTCGTCGAATTTCTCCTATCGGGTACCAAGCCCGCCGATCAGACAGAAGTgcatacactacaagaaaaaccctcatagacatcggtggaacaacaacggttttaagaaaaaaccgatgtctttgagtattttacaccgatttttccaaaaaccgatgtctatgagtgtagattttcgctcatagacattggtttttttagccgatgtctatgagcatttTTTAACAGATTTTAACAGcagtttttaaaatccggtgtctatgataaaataaaataatttaattctcccaccaatacttagccgaaatttgcaacacttcactcttccctccaaacctaaacctaaactttTACCGCACCATCCACCATATACCGTCGTAGCGCCATGCTAATTATGATAATTATCATTTTGATGCATTATTTCTGcccttaattttcatattttaatccttcatatgattaattgttgattcttatcatgtttattgagttAGATTCACATTTGAGTTttgttataatgcttcctatttttatggatttctacttATAATTGTGCACTTTTATTTTTGTAGGGATTGAGCTCAAGTTGAACTAAAATGAACATAAAGGCTTGAGTTAATGAGAAGTCCAATCTGAAGAAATCTGAGCCATTGGATCAAATCGGAAGCAAATTAAATGAAAGATTCAGATCTGATTAATTATAGCCGTTCATCAAGATCTGATTGATTCTGGCCAATCTGTGTAGATCTGGAATGATCTGAGCCGCTCATCTTGTTCTAGCCATCCTGACCATTTAATGGGTTCTAGTTGATCTCGACCATTTATTCAGATTTCATCTCAACCGTTCCATCAAATCTGGATTGATCAGGACCGTCGGATCAAATCTGGAGAAATAAAATCCCCAAAGCTCTCTCATTCCGTTTGGCAACAACCTGATCATTGTGCGCGTTTCTTCCTCGCGACAGAGCTAGGGCATCGACGGCCGGCGGCCACTTCTCCTGATTCATTGCCGCCAGCTGGAGCTTGTCCCTCACCTCTCGCGGGCATCTCCTATCCACAGCCACACTTCCTCTTCGGGATTTCCAGCGGCGTGCGGGCTAGGGCAGCAACGACGGCAAGCCATTCCAGGCGGCAAGCTTCGGCTCCGAtcatccacctcaccggaggggttcttcGGTGAGATTCTTCACCTTCCGGCCATCCTTGCCCTTTTCCCAGCAGCAACTCTTCTCTAACAGACCTAGATAGAACCTCACAGCTCCGCCTTCATCAGATCCCGAACAGCAGCCTCTTCGTTCCACCAAGTCTGAACAGCAAGTTTATTCTCCTATTATTGATATTGTGGTTTGCATGGTTGAAGATTTGATGTAATTGACGTTTCTTTTAGTTGATTGATGCATGCTTGTACTAAGATGTTCTTCCCTGTTTTAAATTTGCACGTACTTTGCTTAGTTTACTGAATGCTCATCAAGTGTTTGTTGAAATGCCCCAACCATCTTTGTCATCCTAGTTTTGTATTTTCTTAGTTTTGATTCTTGCAACGCTTTGTTAATTGAATGATGCATGGTTCTCTTATGTTATGTCTTCATTTACTTGCAATTAGATAAGGTTAGATTACGTTCTGTGCTTAATTTCTTTAGTTGCTTACTTTTTattgtctttaatttccttgcaatcatagtttaagttagactaggtttCCTTACCTGTactgtctttcatttactaggttaggttcatttaatgCTTTTCTATTTCATTCCGTAGTTTAATTCATTAATGGTGAAatcgtagcgtagagtgacaatgcactATGAAATCACTATTAATGGATAGATATGATGTCTTTCATTAATTATGATTAGATTTCATACTTGCATTGTTCTTTTGTTCCTTAATAGTTGCAACTAAGGGTTTGATGTTGTTTCTCCATGTCAAAATGTATTAATTGGCTGCTATATGAAACATGTCTATTTTTTCCtctaattatttctattttaactaatatcttactcatttttaaagtacatgatgatttgttgttgacttgcatacaaaagaagagaagtttatctactatgtgtagttcttgtttgtgtgaactcttaatcattttctatttatttcaggtTTTTCATAACATTGTTGTTGCAGAATACTTTCACTGGAATATGCTACGTGATTCAATAACTCCTATTTTTCCACTGGACTGTtaatctctttttgattttgtggatAACTTTGCTGTAAACTATGCTCTGAAGAGAGTTTATTATGTCAACTATGCATTGGGGATATCTAGACGCAGGAAACCTTGCTGGCATCTATTATGAACAAAGTCAACTTGACATGGCAATTCTGCATTACAAGCAAGCTATCAACTGTGATTCTACCTTTATTGAAGCTTACAATAATCTGGTAAATTGATAATGGTCTAATATGTCAAAATGTGGTATCCTTCTTGATGGTGAGTCAGGTTAGTTAATGATCGACTTTCTTGCACATTAAAAGGGGAATGCTCTCAAAGACGCTGGACATGTGGAAGAGGCTATCAACTTCTATAGGGTGActttttaatttggatattttattctcttaagttttttttccttgttgaataacttcattttaataatttttcccaagtcatgccttgctttacaacctaaccatccacaagcattgtcaagccttggcaacatatacatggactggtaagctttagaaatgtttgatgacaactgtgcggatagtttatttttgttccttaatgaaacttctcttcatgcagcaACATGATGAGTGTTGCTGCATCATTCTATAAGGCAACTTTAGCAGTTACAATAGGGATATCTGTGCCCTTCAacaacttggctattatatacaagCAACAGGTAGAGTACTATATCTGCCTTTTTCATCGCTAGTTTGAGAGTTACTGCATATTGCCTCATTTAATGGAAGAAAGTCATATAATTTGTCTATCTTCTTCTTTGCTGTCTTTGCCCCTAGTTGGAAATTGATAGTTCTCTTGTATTACACCAGGGAACTTATGCAGAAGCGATAGCCTGTTACAATGAAGTTCTTCGCAGACTGCTGCTGATGGTCTTGTCAATAGAGGGAACACATTTAAGGAGATTGGTAGAGTTACTGAAGCAATTCAGGATTATATACGTGCTGTGAATATCATACCAACTATGCCTGAAGCCCATGCAAATTTGGCTTCAGCTTACAAAGATAGGtaatttcttctttgaatttgtgctggtgttggactatatcagtatcttacatctatgattcttctttctatttatttgtggttgagataattgatgaacgtttctctttttaagcattccaattactcatcttgttacctggtgctcttactactttttcaactatgatttttggtcttgatttactaatatattatttatgtgtttttacagtttacagatctcaagtactccagagttgaaattgatgaagtgcggttcgagtgggctgaatgcatgctagattacatttgagtaggaaaggtatttcatttttgaaaactttggattatgcatgcatttgcatggaatataaattgcgtatattgtcccatgtcaatttctttatgatggtgatattctaggacttctgcaacatgtataattcttctctttttgttctttgctgtaattaagtagaccaaatgatactcttgtttgacagattagaatagtggatgttttaactcagaaaactaggcatttgaaggtgaaaagcggtgagattagggaaatgaaaggcgcaagaagaatggagcagtatagcaagttgaacagattctgattgtcataatttaatgtagtcttagcttgatttttgactcacgatgttctaccttaatgtgttgttaaaagagtgttctaccttgattctgatatctattagcttttgatataaaaagaatatttatgtattttatggatactattgtaagaagaatatttatgtaatttgtgaatatttgtgtattttatggatactgctgaatgaagaatatttgtgtaatttgtgaatatttgtgtattttttttgttactgttggtttttcactgtttcgaaaatcaaatttgtgttgttaaaaaatactgatattacatcagttttccaccgttgcaaaaccggtgtcattaactaatattacatcggtcatataccgctgccaaaactggtgttattaacatataatattacatcggttttacactgttgatgaaacggtgtcattaagtgatactacaccggttaataaccgattcgaacaccgatGTCAtcaagtgatactacaccggttttaacccgatgtctaaaatggcagaccttttacatcgccttcatagacatcggtcaaaaatgtaatagacaccggtggaaaatcgatgactatgagggtttttgttgtagtgatatgCTGAAGATGTTGGTTGCTATACCCGGAGTTTCGttctgttcccctgtacaaaaattttgtacaagcatagaacttttcctagctacccatgtgctctactgaagttcaagttggattgcaaacgatgcttaacattattaatccaagttgctcttcagaagttaaacttggattggaaacgatacttaacatttttactccaagtttaaccgatgtgatcttcctaaattaaaccatattacagaagttaattaaatatctatttcaaagatcaacttccaggttaaacatggcaagacactaggccttcttgggtatgagatcatccaccacttcctagacaaagcctttcaaagaaatcggatatttaacttcttacagtaaattaggtttaactacaaagacctcaatagaagcacaatatcgaaaacatgaaatcaaaaaataaaatcgataacaaaatgataacctaaaaccgataacctcttgtgtttggtttttcaagatctatacaaaaggatgagctagtcatgatgcggaaacaaataactagttataccttttgtagcttatagacctcttgatcttctattgtattcctctccttctcttgggtattgtatgggcgatgatctaccaagacaaaatccacccaagcttcttcctttgcttccaagtttcggccaccttccaCCAAAGGATACTAGGATGCAATACCTCCTtcacttctttcttcttcttctccaagcaaccggccaccaatgtCTTTCCAAGgcttgatgccaccggccacaaagaagaggaaagggagaagagggagagccgTCCACAAAGAATAGAGAAGAGGAATAAGAGATGTCTTAAACCATAAGGCACCACaccctcttcttttataatccttggtgattgcaaaaaagaaaagttttataataaaaaataaaacttccttttctatcatgGCATGGCCGACCCCttgtaaggaaagattttaaacaaaattaaaatctctcttctaaaatcccttttgtggatagttataaaaggaatattttataaattaaaatctctcttttttaaatccttttatggatatctataaaagaaaagtttttaaaataaaacttctcttttaaaatatggttacaaaaaggaaagttttatcaaaaaattaaaatctttccttcacattatagataactacaaaaataaggaaagatttcaaatatctcttttttaatcctttgtagaaaagctataaaaggaaatattttaaaatttaaaactctcttttaaaatcatgtggatagcatcataaaaggaaagactttatcaaaattttatttttaataaaacttccttttctcttatgatatggctgaccccttgcttgggtattaagtaaggcttggccggccctagcttgagctccaagtttggcttggccgaccccttgcttgggctccaagtaaggatgtggctgacccttaagcttggttaagaagctgaGCTTTTTgtagatataagactttataaataaaaggctacaacatggaccgagaggaggaattagttttgatctcccgatgagcttgagcttcccatgttcgccctgaacacctaactcaagttcatcaataataactcataccactaaagagttattattgcactactacaccaatcccatattacaatatgagatccttcttatcatgagtgcattagtcttcctgtgttttaagatatcgaatgcccactaattaaatgagttattgacaactcacttaattaatatttagctccaagagtagtaccactcaaccttattgtcatgtcagactaagtccacctgcagagtttacatgacaatccttatgagctcctcaaggggacatcatcaacctagatcactaggacacagtttcattatataatcaacaacacaccatataaataatatcatttcctaacttatcgggcctattgatttaacgaactaaatctcactctttgataaattaaagaaataaatattaagtatacgtgtttattattatatcatgattaagagtacgcacatccataataacagaggccCTATTCTTTTttacagttagtataaaaagaacaatctcaaatagtcctgctcaatacacatagagtgtactagtgtaattttatagttaagataaactaatactaaattacactacaaccattccaatggtttgtcccattccatcttggttgtgagcaactatttataattta from Zingiber officinale cultivar Zhangliang chromosome 4A, Zo_v1.1, whole genome shotgun sequence includes the following:
- the LOC121972380 gene encoding uncharacterized protein LOC121972380, which translates into the protein MEIYPLPQINQMVDSTASCELISMLDAYQGYHQVLLAKEDQKKISSQPFHQIWIDQDRRIKSGEIKSPKLSHSVWQQPDHCARFFLATELGHRRPAATSPDSLPPAGACPSPLAGISYPQPHFLFGISSGVRARAATTASHSRRQASAPIIHLTGGVLRFDVFHNIVVAEYFHWNMLRNLAGIYYEQSQLDMAILHYKQAINCDSTFIEAYNNLGNALKDAGHVEEAINFYRSCLALQPNHPQALSSLGNIYMDCNMMSVAASFYKATLAVTIGISVPFNNLAIIYKQQGTYAEAIACYNEVLRRLLLMVLSIEGTHLRRLVELLKQFRIIYVL